The Candidatus Manganitrophus noduliformans genome includes a window with the following:
- a CDS encoding universal stress protein: MISIATGGIRMAFKQILVPIDFSPCSLEAYRVAVSLARFSGATLHLLHVIDRRALEVAREIGLTADEIDEKSLHATARRRLREFLAKETDGVPADRKIVTGLPFQEIVRATRQEQIDLIVMGRYGGSGELEKIFFGSTAEKVVRVAPCAVLSIPLAESRRPA, encoded by the coding sequence ATGATCTCCATCGCAACGGGGGGAATCCGGATGGCCTTTAAACAGATCCTTGTCCCCATCGATTTTTCTCCCTGCTCGCTCGAAGCGTACCGCGTCGCCGTCTCCCTGGCCCGCTTCTCCGGAGCGACCCTCCACCTCCTCCATGTCATCGATCGCCGGGCGCTGGAGGTCGCCCGTGAGATCGGTCTCACCGCGGACGAAATCGACGAGAAATCGCTCCATGCGACGGCGCGCCGTCGCCTCCGGGAATTCCTGGCGAAGGAGACGGACGGCGTCCCCGCCGACCGGAAGATCGTCACCGGTCTCCCGTTCCAAGAGATCGTCCGTGCCACCCGGCAGGAGCAGATCGACCTCATCGTGATGGGACGCTACGGCGGCAGCGGCGAGTTGGAGAAAATTTTCTTCGGCAGCACCGCCGAAAAGGTCGTCCGCGTCGCCCCCTGTGCCGTTCTCTCCATTCCCCTGGCTGAGTCGAGGAGACCGGCGTGA
- a CDS encoding sensor domain-containing diguanylate cyclase, translated as MERVFNVMHRGDELFREIFEFCPDGLFLVDAKGVIQAMNLAMEVMTGWNREEVVGKQQCLLLFGCRRQEGGAICESTCPGQSTLAHPASALQASLKIRTKQGEAILVSTHYGSLPVHPAAASSGCAIGVMREITQTKEMKEAGVMEAILDERTGLYHFRFFEHQLRREIKRAERHRRPLSLMMIAIDDFLEEDPLDRPSRADEVIHRTAALILNHTRETDLITRYGSEAFLVLLLETEKQTAVSMAERLRVTAQDSIFPHAPEEPENHLTVRIAVASYPWDADEGEGLIRLADQLLTQGKQSGKNRVHWKRL; from the coding sequence ATGGAAAGGGTGTTCAACGTGATGCATCGTGGCGACGAACTCTTCCGGGAGATCTTCGAGTTCTGTCCCGACGGCCTCTTCCTCGTCGATGCGAAGGGGGTCATCCAGGCGATGAACCTGGCGATGGAGGTGATGACCGGCTGGAACCGGGAAGAGGTGGTCGGCAAACAACAATGCCTTCTTCTTTTCGGATGCCGCCGCCAAGAAGGGGGGGCGATCTGTGAATCGACCTGCCCCGGCCAATCGACCCTCGCCCACCCCGCATCGGCCCTGCAGGCCTCTCTCAAGATACGGACCAAGCAAGGAGAGGCGATCCTTGTTTCGACCCATTACGGCTCCCTGCCTGTTCATCCCGCCGCCGCTTCCTCCGGGTGCGCCATCGGGGTAATGCGCGAGATCACTCAAACCAAAGAGATGAAAGAGGCCGGGGTGATGGAAGCCATCCTGGATGAGCGGACCGGCCTTTATCACTTCCGCTTCTTCGAGCATCAGCTCCGACGCGAGATCAAGCGGGCGGAGCGCCACCGCCGCCCCCTTTCACTGATGATGATTGCAATCGACGATTTTCTTGAGGAGGATCCTCTCGACCGACCTTCGCGAGCGGACGAAGTCATCCACCGGACGGCGGCCTTGATTCTGAATCACACACGCGAGACCGACCTCATCACCCGCTACGGCAGCGAGGCTTTCCTGGTCCTCCTCCTCGAAACGGAGAAGCAGACCGCCGTCTCCATGGCGGAGCGGCTCCGTGTTACGGCCCAAGATTCAATTTTTCCACACGCGCCGGAAGAGCCGGAGAATCACCTGACCGTCCGGATCGCCGTCGCCAGCTACCCTTGGGACGCGGACGAGGGAGAGGGGCTGATCCGTTTGGCCGATCAGCTTTTGACGCAGGGCAAACAGTCGGGGAAAAATCGGGTCCATTGGAAACGTCTATAG
- a CDS encoding universal stress protein, with protein sequence MKKPSTRQAIRKILVPTDFSPHSERAADYAAMLADGFQAEIVLLHVVEPFPYSVTDTMTVINHGEALKTIAASLLENARAKLEQSGAAVEAHLTRGVPYEEILAWAGKKKIDLIVMGTRGRTGVGHFLLGSVADRVVHLAPCPVLTMTAAKGGSKSARRKR encoded by the coding sequence ATGAAAAAACCGTCCACACGGCAAGCGATCCGGAAAATCTTGGTCCCCACCGATTTCTCGCCCCACTCCGAGCGAGCCGCCGATTACGCTGCGATGCTGGCGGACGGCTTTCAAGCCGAGATCGTTCTCCTCCACGTGGTCGAGCCGTTCCCCTACAGCGTGACCGACACGATGACGGTCATCAACCACGGCGAAGCGCTCAAGACCATCGCCGCCTCTCTGCTCGAGAACGCCCGCGCCAAGCTGGAGCAGAGCGGCGCCGCGGTCGAAGCCCATCTCACCCGCGGGGTCCCCTATGAGGAAATCCTCGCCTGGGCCGGCAAAAAGAAGATCGATCTCATCGTCATGGGGACCCGCGGACGAACCGGCGTCGGACACTTTCTCCTCGGAAGCGTCGCAGACCGGGTCGTCCACCTCGCCCCCTGCCCGGTGTTGACGATGACCGCTGCAAAAGGGGGCTCAAAATCGGCGAGGCGTAAGCGGTAA
- a CDS encoding sigma-54 interaction domain-containing protein encodes MTESNHQEKCAPVPSEREGCSVGESGSAAPPISAEQCAVPRDGNGVRTRVEERGRSKGHPIEETEEGTALEERLRAYPIFDRDGKVARVIEVVRDVPIEEAPSAIDRAEAPPSFCGMIGGSRKMKALFETIQRVAPSNATILLYGESGTGKELVAKAIHEKSLRRHAPFIAIDCGALPETLLESELFGHVKGAFTGAIQNKKGLFEEAQGGTLFLDEIGDASLVFQSKLLRVLQEGEARPVGGTRSIKVNVRVVAATNKPLKEAIAKKSFREDLYYRLAVMPMVIPPLRERPEDIPLLARHFIEKYSVADGRSPLRLSKEAIAVLTKFPWHGNVRELENVIERGILVSLDSEILPEAFMIGEGADLSGTSPFAAHSSSMEEALAKVEREQIMYALEKHNGNKSLSARFLGISRASLYNKIKQYRIGTRL; translated from the coding sequence GTGACCGAGTCGAATCATCAAGAAAAGTGCGCTCCTGTTCCTTCGGAAAGGGAAGGGTGTTCCGTCGGTGAGAGCGGCTCCGCCGCCCCCCCGATCTCCGCCGAACAGTGTGCGGTCCCTCGTGATGGAAACGGCGTCCGGACGCGGGTCGAAGAGAGAGGCCGCTCGAAGGGGCATCCGATAGAAGAGACGGAAGAGGGGACCGCGCTTGAAGAGCGGCTCCGCGCCTATCCCATTTTTGATCGAGACGGAAAGGTGGCCCGGGTCATCGAGGTCGTTCGGGATGTCCCGATCGAGGAAGCCCCCTCCGCCATAGATCGAGCGGAGGCCCCCCCCTCTTTTTGCGGGATGATCGGGGGGAGCCGGAAGATGAAGGCCCTTTTTGAGACGATTCAAAGGGTCGCCCCGAGCAATGCCACGATCCTCCTCTACGGCGAGAGCGGCACCGGCAAAGAGCTGGTCGCCAAAGCGATCCACGAGAAGAGCCTAAGACGCCATGCCCCCTTCATCGCCATCGACTGCGGCGCCCTTCCCGAGACGTTGCTGGAGAGCGAGCTCTTCGGCCATGTCAAAGGGGCTTTCACCGGCGCGATCCAGAATAAAAAAGGGCTCTTCGAGGAAGCCCAAGGGGGGACTCTCTTCCTCGACGAGATCGGCGACGCCAGCCTGGTCTTTCAGTCGAAGCTCCTTCGGGTGCTGCAAGAAGGAGAGGCGCGGCCGGTGGGAGGAACGCGGAGCATCAAGGTGAACGTGCGGGTGGTGGCCGCCACGAACAAGCCGCTGAAGGAGGCGATCGCCAAAAAGAGCTTTCGAGAAGATCTCTACTACCGGCTGGCGGTGATGCCGATGGTGATCCCCCCCTTACGGGAGCGGCCCGAAGACATCCCCTTGCTGGCCCGGCATTTCATCGAGAAATATTCCGTCGCCGACGGAAGATCGCCCCTGCGCCTATCGAAGGAAGCGATTGCGGTGTTGACGAAATTTCCTTGGCACGGGAATGTGCGGGAGCTGGAGAATGTCATCGAGCGCGGCATCCTCGTCTCCCTCGATTCCGAAATCCTTCCCGAAGCATTCATGATCGGAGAGGGGGCCGATTTATCGGGGACATCCCCCTTTGCCGCCCACTCTTCGAGCATGGAAGAGGCGCTTGCAAAGGTCGAGCGGGAGCAGATCATGTATGCCCTCGAAAAACATAACGGTAATAAATCGCTCTCCGCCCGCTTTTTAGGTATCTCCCGCGCCAGTCTTTATAACAAGATCAAGCAATATCGGATCGGAACCCGCCTCTAA
- a CDS encoding universal stress protein, whose protein sequence is MIKLEHLLVATDFSACSKEALDHAVQLAQKMNGRLTLLHVFESPFFYPAETPLGNYPEVYQWLQDFKQEELKNLDTLTNEIRKEGLPVEALFKEGAPSVEILRTAKEINADLIVMGTHGRKGFSHVMMGSVAERVAREAPCPVFIVREKKGPEKR, encoded by the coding sequence ATGATCAAACTGGAACATCTTCTGGTGGCGACCGATTTCTCGGCCTGCTCGAAGGAGGCGCTCGATCATGCCGTTCAGCTCGCCCAAAAGATGAACGGACGGCTGACCCTTCTCCACGTTTTCGAGTCCCCCTTCTTTTACCCGGCGGAGACCCCCCTCGGAAACTATCCCGAGGTCTATCAGTGGCTTCAGGATTTCAAGCAGGAGGAGTTGAAAAACCTGGATACTCTGACGAATGAAATTCGGAAGGAGGGGCTTCCGGTCGAAGCGCTTTTTAAGGAGGGAGCCCCCTCCGTCGAGATTCTCCGAACGGCGAAGGAGATCAATGCCGACCTGATCGTGATGGGGACGCACGGACGAAAAGGCTTCTCGCACGTCATGATGGGGAGCGTCGCCGAGCGGGTCGCCCGCGAGGCCCCCTGTCCGGTGTTCATCGTCCGGGAGAAGAAAGGTCCGGAGAAGAGATGA
- a CDS encoding response regulator, which yields MLDDDKTFRELLVDLFRSNGYEVVTVATGEDALCKIQEEQFDLATIDFDLPGWVNGIDFLKELKEMASHTQVILLTGNASDEVAKEAIRYGAYHYYVKPIHRIDQFLRLIGEAIEAGRQKKRID from the coding sequence GTGCTGGATGACGATAAAACCTTCCGGGAGCTTTTGGTCGACCTTTTTAGAAGCAACGGGTATGAGGTTGTCACGGTTGCCACCGGGGAGGATGCTCTTTGCAAGATTCAAGAAGAGCAATTCGATCTGGCCACGATCGATTTCGACCTTCCCGGCTGGGTCAACGGGATCGATTTTCTAAAGGAGCTCAAAGAGATGGCTTCTCATACCCAGGTGATCCTTCTGACCGGCAATGCTTCCGACGAGGTCGCAAAAGAGGCGATCCGTTACGGAGCCTATCATTATTACGTCAAGCCGATTCACCGCATCGATCAGTTCCTCCGTCTCATCGGAGAAGCGATCGAGGCCGGCCGTCAAAAGAAGAGGATTGATTAG
- a CDS encoding OsmC family protein, which produces MTTSATETQKESMTISWTAGVQLAVEVRGHRLIVDQPKEEGGDDQGITPVEMFIASLGACIGYFAVRFCRRHKLPTEGLAVHTTWDDAEQPHRVGTIRARVDLPKGFPAAMKDRLQKVVEGCTIHNSLTHPPQIAVRLMEAG; this is translated from the coding sequence ATGACGACATCCGCAACAGAAACCCAAAAAGAATCGATGACGATCTCCTGGACCGCCGGCGTCCAACTGGCGGTGGAGGTCCGCGGCCACCGCCTGATCGTCGATCAACCGAAGGAGGAGGGAGGAGACGATCAGGGAATCACGCCGGTCGAGATGTTCATCGCCTCCCTCGGCGCCTGCATCGGCTACTTCGCGGTCCGCTTCTGCCGACGTCACAAACTGCCGACGGAGGGGCTGGCCGTTCACACGACCTGGGATGATGCCGAGCAGCCGCACCGGGTCGGGACGATCCGCGCCCGGGTCGATCTTCCGAAGGGGTTCCCCGCGGCAATGAAAGACCGGCTTCAAAAGGTCGTGGAAGGATGCACCATTCACAACTCGCTGACGCACCCTCCGCAGATTGCGGTCCGGCTGATGGAAGCGGGTTGA
- a CDS encoding c-type cytochrome, with amino-acid sequence MRRSLLIGWTALFLTAAPAGWAVDAARLYGDKCAPCHGGGGQGTQTAPPHKGNPFITQGEPEAIKEVILKGRQGAEKKYPDIPIEMPGGLVTEKQAEALVGYMKGALQTSEEGFLRGRCAPGEHRGRHCDRRGMR; translated from the coding sequence ATGCGACGGAGCTTACTCATTGGGTGGACGGCTCTTTTTCTGACGGCGGCGCCAGCGGGTTGGGCCGTCGATGCCGCCCGGCTCTACGGCGACAAATGCGCCCCCTGCCACGGAGGCGGCGGCCAGGGAACCCAGACCGCCCCGCCCCACAAGGGCAACCCCTTCATCACTCAGGGAGAGCCCGAGGCGATCAAAGAGGTCATCTTGAAAGGGCGGCAAGGGGCCGAGAAAAAATACCCCGACATTCCGATTGAAATGCCGGGAGGTCTGGTCACGGAGAAACAGGCCGAGGCGCTGGTCGGTTACATGAAGGGGGCGCTCCAGACAAGCGAGGAGGGATTCCTTCGGGGCCGGTGCGCTCCCGGCGAGCACCGCGGTCGGCATTGTGACCGGAGGGGAATGCGTTGA
- a CDS encoding HAD-IC family P-type ATPase, translated as MNEKPWHQLTAAQTLTALESAPEGLSHAEAARRLSDYGQNILKETEGKSPWSILLRQFTDVMIVILLAAAAISWWIGELTDTAMILVIVILNAALGFSQEYRAERALSALKKLEQPQVVVRREGAYLQIPSRNLVPGDIVAVEAGQKVPADGRLIETAQLKVDESQFTGESLPAGKTSPPIDREEVPLGDQTNRIFMGTTVMTGHGSAVVTETGMRTELGKIASLLQTVEDRKTPLQRRLATLGKRLAAAALIVTAVIFVAGLLRGETIETMLLTAISLAVAAIPEGLPAMVTIVLALGAQRMVRRNALIRKLPAVETLGSVTTICTDKTGTLTQNVMSVEAIYVDGRRLRVTGHGYRPEGAFYRNEDRLDPATDPPLRRLLRAAVLCSNAHLDLRDDKWTVLGDPTEGALLTAAAKADLRKEPLEREYTRIGEIPFDSTRKMMTTIHQDREGKIRAFTKGGLEELLRRSSLIVQGEEEVPLTDHHREEIARMHRELAGAGLRLLACGMRRLENRPDTDDPALGRVEEELTFLGLFGMIDPLRPEAAEAVHRCRAAGIRPVLITGDHRITAEAIAAQIGMKEAGEQVLTGEELARLSPEALEPMVGKISIYARVAPEHKVKIVEALKRRGEIVAMTGDGVNDAPALRAADIGVAMGRSGTDVAREASEMVLLDDNFATIVSAVEEGRIIYDNIRKFTRYILSTNSGEILIMLFAILFALPLPLLPIQILWTNLVTDGLPALALGLEPPERDVMRRAPRPPEESLFAGGLGLHIVWVGLLMGLGTVALFAWAVQTRDHAHARTIAFLTLMLFQMFHVLAIRSERDPLWRIGFFSNPHLLGAAVLTLSLQLAITYLPPLQELFKTTALTGGELLACVGVASTVYFAVEGEKWLRAHTRGGNK; from the coding sequence GTGAACGAAAAACCCTGGCATCAATTGACCGCAGCGCAGACGCTGACCGCGCTGGAGAGCGCGCCCGAGGGGCTTTCTCACGCCGAGGCCGCGCGGCGACTGTCGGATTACGGTCAGAACATCCTCAAAGAGACCGAGGGGAAAAGCCCCTGGTCGATCCTCCTCCGGCAATTCACCGACGTGATGATCGTGATCCTTCTCGCCGCCGCCGCGATCTCCTGGTGGATCGGAGAGCTTACCGACACCGCGATGATCCTGGTCATCGTAATCCTCAACGCCGCGCTCGGCTTCAGCCAGGAATACCGGGCCGAGCGGGCCCTCTCCGCCTTAAAAAAACTGGAGCAGCCGCAGGTCGTCGTCCGACGGGAGGGGGCCTACCTCCAAATTCCCTCCCGGAACTTGGTTCCCGGAGACATCGTCGCCGTAGAGGCGGGACAGAAAGTCCCCGCCGACGGGCGGCTGATCGAGACGGCTCAGCTCAAGGTCGATGAGTCTCAGTTCACCGGCGAATCGCTGCCGGCGGGGAAAACATCCCCGCCGATCGACCGGGAAGAGGTCCCTTTGGGAGATCAGACCAACCGGATCTTCATGGGAACCACCGTCATGACCGGGCACGGCTCGGCCGTGGTGACCGAAACCGGCATGCGGACGGAGCTCGGGAAGATCGCCTCCCTTCTGCAGACGGTGGAAGATCGGAAAACGCCGCTGCAGCGCCGGCTCGCCACCCTGGGGAAAAGGCTCGCCGCTGCGGCATTGATTGTAACGGCGGTGATCTTCGTCGCCGGACTGCTCCGGGGAGAAACGATCGAGACGATGCTCCTCACGGCGATCAGCCTGGCGGTCGCCGCCATCCCGGAGGGGCTCCCGGCGATGGTCACCATCGTCCTCGCCCTCGGCGCTCAGCGGATGGTCCGGCGCAACGCCCTCATCCGCAAGCTCCCCGCCGTCGAAACCCTCGGAAGCGTCACGACGATCTGCACCGACAAGACCGGAACGCTGACGCAGAATGTGATGTCGGTCGAGGCGATTTACGTCGACGGCCGCCGGCTTCGCGTCACCGGTCACGGCTACCGCCCCGAGGGGGCTTTCTACCGGAACGAAGATCGGCTCGACCCCGCGACCGATCCCCCGCTGCGCCGGCTTTTGCGCGCGGCGGTTCTCTGCTCGAACGCCCATCTTGATCTTCGCGATGACAAGTGGACCGTTCTGGGAGATCCGACGGAGGGGGCCCTTCTCACCGCCGCCGCCAAGGCGGACCTCCGGAAAGAGCCGCTTGAGCGCGAATATACCCGGATCGGAGAGATCCCCTTCGACTCCACCCGCAAAATGATGACGACGATCCATCAAGATCGGGAGGGGAAGATCCGGGCCTTCACCAAAGGAGGACTTGAAGAACTCCTCCGGCGGTCGTCTTTGATCGTCCAAGGCGAAGAAGAAGTCCCCCTGACCGATCATCACCGGGAGGAGATCGCCCGGATGCATCGGGAGCTTGCCGGGGCCGGTCTGCGTCTGCTGGCGTGCGGCATGCGGCGGTTGGAAAACCGTCCCGACACCGACGATCCCGCTCTCGGGAGAGTCGAGGAGGAGCTGACTTTTCTCGGCCTCTTCGGAATGATCGATCCCCTGCGGCCCGAAGCGGCGGAAGCGGTCCACCGCTGCCGGGCCGCGGGGATTCGTCCGGTCCTGATCACGGGAGACCATCGGATCACCGCCGAGGCAATCGCCGCGCAGATCGGAATGAAGGAGGCCGGCGAGCAGGTCCTCACCGGAGAGGAATTGGCCCGCCTCAGCCCCGAAGCGCTGGAGCCGATGGTCGGAAAGATCTCGATCTACGCCCGGGTCGCCCCCGAACACAAGGTGAAGATCGTCGAGGCGCTCAAGCGCCGGGGGGAGATCGTCGCGATGACCGGCGACGGGGTCAACGACGCCCCCGCGCTCCGGGCCGCCGATATCGGCGTCGCCATGGGCCGGAGCGGAACCGACGTGGCCCGGGAAGCCTCCGAGATGGTCCTGCTGGACGACAACTTCGCGACAATCGTCTCGGCGGTGGAAGAGGGGCGGATCATCTACGACAATATCCGGAAGTTCACCCGGTATATTCTCTCCACCAACAGCGGCGAAATTTTGATCATGCTCTTCGCGATCCTCTTCGCCCTTCCCCTCCCGCTCCTTCCGATCCAGATCCTCTGGACGAACCTCGTCACCGACGGCCTCCCCGCCCTCGCCCTCGGCCTGGAGCCCCCCGAACGGGACGTCATGCGAAGAGCGCCGCGGCCCCCCGAAGAGAGCCTCTTCGCCGGCGGCCTCGGCCTTCATATCGTCTGGGTCGGATTGCTGATGGGGCTGGGGACGGTCGCCCTCTTCGCCTGGGCGGTCCAAACGCGGGATCACGCGCATGCCCGGACAATCGCCTTCCTGACGTTGATGCTCTTTCAGATGTTCCATGTCCTGGCGATCCGCTCGGAGCGCGACCCCCTCTGGCGGATCGGCTTCTTCTCCAATCCGCATCTGTTGGGGGCCGCCGTTCTGACCCTCTCTCTTCAATTGGCAATCACCTATCTGCCGCCGCTTCAGGAACTCTTCAAGACGACGGCGCTGACGGGGGGCGAGTTGCTCGCCTGCGTCGGGGTCGCCTCGACGGTCTATTTCGCCGTGGAGGGAGAGAAATGGTTGCGCGCACATACAAGAGGAGGAAACAAATGA
- a CDS encoding CBS domain-containing protein yields the protein MRKNDLKMGAKPLRQTTALDLMERAVVFFKKETKCDAILSCMVNGNFGSVPVVDDEMRLIGIVSEYDLLDALLTGVDVTNLSAEEIMKHPHAVSIDCPALEIGRFIQQNHLIRLPVVDRDNRLVGMVARRDLLNGYLEELLGPSCF from the coding sequence ATGAGAAAGAACGATTTGAAGATGGGAGCCAAGCCGCTCCGGCAGACGACAGCCCTCGATTTGATGGAGCGGGCCGTAGTCTTCTTTAAAAAAGAGACGAAGTGTGACGCGATCCTCTCGTGCATGGTCAACGGAAACTTCGGAAGCGTTCCGGTTGTGGATGACGAGATGAGGCTCATCGGTATCGTGAGCGAGTATGATCTTCTCGACGCCCTCCTGACCGGCGTCGATGTCACCAACCTTTCGGCCGAGGAGATCATGAAACATCCCCACGCCGTTTCGATCGACTGCCCGGCCTTGGAAATCGGCCGCTTTATCCAACAGAATCATCTGATCCGTCTGCCGGTGGTCGATCGGGACAATCGGTTGGTCGGGATGGTCGCACGGCGCGACCTTTTGAACGGATACCTGGAAGAACTTCTTGGGCCGAGTTGTTTCTGA
- a CDS encoding tetratricopeptide repeat protein, which translates to MKWIVPLRLIYIAGLFLICLPGFSFASSPADRARSYFEEGIELNKQRRYDEALEKFTQAATLSLDTHIYHQAVYRTRIALRRGPQGTQFYKDLAAKHPTNATVRYWLGRFHLESRALEEAAKEFEGAARLAPRDEHAFVSLGHVYLRIGKEKEALEAYTQANRLSPKIAVVHAGMANIHYRRNHFDKAQKEYEAALAIDPSLMEARYNLGLIYEKKGEISNAVKQWQAMVEADPNESRAREKLARVYFLGGEYLDAAREYATLSQVKQGSPDIFLALGESQVLLAAGLSDPNERRQLIAMAIQAFQRTIELDPKNAQARKYLDRLNSEKPAPAQKNERAPSEKTGKGKNVE; encoded by the coding sequence GTGAAATGGATCGTACCCCTGCGGCTGATTTACATCGCAGGTTTGTTCCTCATTTGTCTGCCCGGTTTTTCGTTCGCCTCTTCCCCCGCCGATCGCGCCAGATCTTATTTTGAAGAAGGAATCGAGCTGAACAAGCAGCGGCGCTACGATGAAGCCCTTGAGAAATTCACCCAGGCGGCGACATTGAGCCTCGACACCCACATCTATCACCAGGCGGTGTATCGGACCCGGATTGCCCTGCGGCGCGGTCCTCAAGGAACGCAGTTCTATAAAGATCTGGCGGCGAAACATCCGACGAATGCAACGGTCCGCTACTGGCTCGGCCGGTTCCATCTCGAAAGCCGCGCTTTGGAAGAAGCGGCGAAGGAATTCGAGGGGGCCGCCCGGCTGGCCCCGCGGGACGAGCACGCCTTCGTTTCGCTGGGGCACGTCTACCTTCGAATCGGAAAAGAGAAAGAGGCCTTGGAAGCCTACACGCAGGCGAACAGACTTTCGCCCAAAATTGCGGTCGTCCATGCCGGCATGGCCAATATCCACTACCGCCGGAACCATTTCGACAAAGCGCAAAAGGAGTATGAAGCGGCGCTTGCGATCGATCCTTCGCTCATGGAAGCGCGGTACAATTTGGGCCTGATCTATGAAAAGAAAGGGGAGATCTCCAACGCCGTGAAGCAATGGCAGGCGATGGTCGAAGCCGATCCGAACGAATCGAGGGCGCGCGAGAAGCTGGCGCGCGTTTATTTCCTGGGGGGGGAATATCTCGATGCGGCCCGGGAATACGCCACCCTCTCGCAGGTCAAGCAAGGCTCGCCCGACATCTTCCTCGCCCTCGGCGAGTCCCAGGTCTTGCTGGCGGCCGGCCTCTCCGATCCGAACGAGCGCCGGCAACTGATTGCGATGGCGATTCAAGCCTTTCAACGGACCATCGAACTCGATCCCAAAAATGCGCAGGCCCGCAAATATCTGGACCGCTTGAACTCCGAGAAACCGGCGCCGGCGCAAAAAAATGAAAGAGCACCTTCGGAAAAAACGGGAAAGGGAAAAAACGTTGAATAG
- a CDS encoding CBS domain-containing protein, with protein sequence MQQEEKMTMEDRMTPDPVTIRSDQTIGEGLVLMFEHDIRHLPVVSHGKVVGMVSDRDIRQLLGKASIAAKHREEERRQLRLPVTEIMATHLYTVEKTTPLAEGVRLMVEHKIGAVPVVDSKQHVVGIFSELDALRYCLYLIERYQSVRS encoded by the coding sequence ATGCAACAAGAAGAGAAGATGACCATGGAGGACCGAATGACCCCCGATCCGGTCACGATCCGCTCCGACCAGACGATCGGAGAGGGGCTGGTCCTGATGTTCGAGCATGACATCCGCCATCTGCCGGTCGTCTCGCACGGGAAAGTGGTCGGGATGGTCTCCGACCGGGATATTCGCCAGCTCCTCGGGAAAGCGAGCATTGCCGCGAAGCACCGCGAGGAAGAGCGGCGCCAGCTTCGGCTTCCGGTCACGGAGATCATGGCGACCCATCTTTATACCGTCGAGAAGACGACCCCTCTTGCCGAAGGGGTCCGGCTCATGGTAGAACACAAGATCGGCGCCGTTCCGGTCGTCGATTCAAAGCAGCATGTCGTCGGGATCTTCAGCGAGCTCGATGCGCTGCGGTACTGTCTCTATCTCATTGAACGATACCAAAGTGTACGCTCTTAA